The genome window TAGAGTggatatttaattatatacatttatgttttgttatttacatttaatGATTATGTGCGGATATACTTACTTTAGACTATCATTTATAGACATGGAACTAGGGGCAACATTTGAGCAACTCATTTtaggaaataaatttaaaagggagaaaatggaaaataacaaaaaaaaaattaaaaaaggtacaataaataaaaaaattagaatattaattttcccatgaaaatatttcattaaattAGAAAAGAAGAAAAGATATACAAAAGGAATACAGAATGAAATACAAACATAAAGactaaataaataaaaaaaattatatttcctTAATTAATATCTCGACTATTAAGTTGCAATTATTGTTTTTGCATTTGATTAGTTGTTACtctaactttttttttaattattttttattatttatattttttttaatataaatattataaatttataaactGGAAAAATACGTGCATTTATATGCAAGTATTCTCCGGGTAtgccatatttttttttattattgcttaacaaaaaaatataaaaaaattgatatgTCTTTAACTAAGTGCTTTggtaaaatatatcttaaaataatattcatatatatagtaaaaatattttaatttaaataattaagaacatttatttatgttttaagaagggtatatatatatgaaaatataaaaggaAATTGTAAATATCCCCAGTGCCTAACACATTatgacaaaaataaatataatttttttttacaatagTTATTATTGGATAGAgttttaaattgtttatttattgctAGCCGTGTGGCATAACATAAAAGCATGCAATAAATTGCAAAtgagtaataaaaaaaaaagacaaacAACAgaaatacataatataaatatagaaaataaaaagctATCTATATCTCTAAAAAACAGTgctttatttcatttttactCTATGagtatttatttgttttgtgTAGCATTGAAATTTATGAATGAGgatattttatacattttaattcctttttttttttaaaaacaaaatcgTATTTATTCCAAAATGTTTCAGAAATCAAATTTTCATGagttattataaatttatccAAAGTATTGCTTTGATCATTCTGGAATggttttaaaatattcgGATCGAAATTATTACTATTGCtgttattactattattattggtTTCTACATTTGATATGTCGCATAAGTCAGTATCtgtattttctttataaatatgtggattaatttgttttttccaTTCTTCCTTAGTTTGCTCCCCTTGCATATAGTCTATAtgtttatcattattttgtatatgttgagttgtattttttttgtaatttttatttctaattATTATAGTACCACGCCTAAAAATTTCaggaatattattataattaatatcaAAACGGGTAAACAATAATTCGTTTTTATCTTTTGTCTGGGTCgctaataaaaatttataagcTTCTTCATGTGTGTAATTGCTCTTTAAAACTAGATTCCAAAAACATTCATTATATTGTGTGTTTATATGGCAATCTGCTTGTCGCCATGAAAAATaatcttttatttcactCTCTGTTGGGTATACAATTATCCTTGCATCAAATGATGGAAGGTATATTAACTCTTTATTAGGAAAgtattttttccaattaAATGTAAAAGATGATGTAAAATATGACACTACATtagttaatattttatcatgCCTTCTATTCCATAATTTTGTAGACTttctaaataaaaaactaaaTTCGTCTGAATGTCCATAACATAAATCTATttcatcataattttttaaaacattaaTTGCGCATTCGTTCATTAAATTTAGTCCTCTTAAATCATTTGgcttaatatattcatgttgttttataaattttttaaaatcacTTCCATCTATTCTTACAACAAAATAGCAAttcaataatatttttttttcttcttcaaataattttacatACGCAAATTTGCTGTTAGCCATTGGTTGGAAATTATGAATAAGTCAGAATTTTTTCCCCTTTTGTTATTAGGTAGTTTAATTTTCACTAGTTTACATTTGCATTTTATGAACGGTGCAGGAAACAAAAgcgaaaataaaagtaataataatatttacattaACAATTC of Plasmodium berghei ANKA genome assembly, chromosome: 6 contains these proteins:
- a CDS encoding tRNAHis guanylyltransferase, putative: MANSKFAYVKLFEEEKKILLNCYFVVRIDGSDFKKFIKQHEYIKPNDLRGLNLMNECAINVLKNYDEIDLCYGHSDEFSFLFRKSTKLWNRRHDKILTNVVSYFTSSFTFNWKKYFPNKELIYLPSFDARIIVYPTESEIKDYFSWRQADCHINTQYNECFWNLVLKSNYTHEEAYKFLLATQTKDKNELLFTRFDINYNNIPEIFRRGTIIIRNKNYKKNTTQHIQNNDKHIDYMQGEQTKEEWKKQINPHIYKENTDTDLCDISNVETNNNSNNSNSNNFDPNILKPFQNDQSNTLDKFIITHENLISETFWNKYDFVFKKKKELKCIKYPHS